CCTTCGAGAAGGCGGGCCGATTGCTCGGCGTCGAGTTGCTCGATGATGGAGGGCATGAAAAAAACTCCTGCCGTTTCGCCTTTTGCCGCCGCAGCGGCTCTGGCGAGCGTTTCGGGACGCTGTTTTGATTTGGACGCGTCGCCATACACGAGGCGGCGCCGATTGTCGAGTGCGAGGGACAGCAAGCAAACAGCAAGCAGCGCGACCGCGAAGCGGTCCGGGGTGGGGTTCCACGAGAAAGACTCCCCCTCCCGATCGCCTTCGGCGGCTCTTCTCGTTCAGCCGACGTCCGGTTGGCCCCGTCTTCGCATGGCGCGGCCGGAGCGGCGCCGACGGCGCCAAAGAAGCGCGAGACCGAACAATGGCGCAAGATTTTCGCAGGATCGACGTCGCCGCCGCGCGCGACGTGATGAGCCGCGGCGAGACGCTCGTCCTCGACGTGCGCGACCCGCAATCCTTCGCGCGCGGCCACATAGAGGGCGCGGAGAACGCCTCCCAGGACGATATGACCTATTATCTCTTCGAGACGCCGAAGGAGAAACCCGTCATCGTCTGCTGCTATCACGGCAATTCCAGCCAGTCCTACGCCCGCACCTTCGCCGAGATGGGCTTTGCCGAGGTCTACAGCCTCGACGGCGGCTATGAGGCCTGGGCGGCGGCCGAGCGGGGCTGAGGCGGGATAGTTGCGCTCGGGTTCTTGCGCTCGGGCGCCCGCATTGTCATAAGAGCCGCCGGCCTCAACCACTCGGCGCTCCTCATGACCAGCTTTCCGCAGCGCGTCTTCTCCGGCGTGCAGTCCACCGGCAATCTGCATCTCGGCAATTATCTCGGCGCGATCGTCAAATTCGTCGAGTTGCAGCAGAGCTTCGACTGCCTCTATTGCGTCGTGGACCTGCACGCCATCACCGTGCCGCAGGATCCGATCGCGCTGCGGAACAACACGCGCGAGATCGCGGCCGCCTTCATCGCCTGCGGCGTCGACCCCAAGAAGAACATCGTCTTCAATCAGAGCCAAGTGGCCGAGCACGCCGAGCTCGCCTGGGTCTTGAATTGCGTCGCCCGCATCGGCTGGCTGAACCGCATGACGCAGTTCAAGGACAAGGCCGGCAAGGATCGCGAGAACGCCTCCATGGGCCTGCTCGACTATCCGGTGCTGATGGCCGCCGATATTCTGCTCTATCGCGCCACCCATGTGCCGGTCGGCGAGGATCAGAAGCAGCATTTGGAGCTCGCCCGCGACATTGCGCAGAAGTTCAACAACGACTTCGCCGAATCGATCGCGCGCAACGGCTTCAATCAGGCCTTCTTCCCGCTGCCGGAGCCGCTGATTTCCGGCCCGGCGACGCGCGTGATGAGCCTGCGCGACGGCACGAAGAAAATGTCGAAATCGGACGCTTCCGATTATTCGCGCATAAATCTCTCCGACGACGCCGATCAGATCGCGCAAAAGGTGCGCAAGGCTAAGACCGACCCCGACGCTCTGCCGTCGGAGGAGAAAGGCCTCGAGGGCCGGCCGGAGGCGGATAATCTCGTCGGCATTTTCGCGGCGCTGTCGCAGCGCAGCAAGGCGGATGTGCTCGCCGAATTCGGCGGCGCCAATTTCTCGACCTTCAAGATTGCGCTGGTCGATCTCGCTGTCGCCAAGCTCTCGCCGATCACTGCCGAAATGCGCAAGCTGACGGCGGATGAATCCTACATCGACAATGTGCTGCGCGACGGCTCCGCGCGGGCGCGCGAACTGGCGCGCACGAATATGGATGCGGTGAAGGATATCGTCGGCTTTCTGCGGTAACCCTCTATCGGGGCCGCGCCCGCCACTCCTCGCGCGTGATTTCCCAGATTTCGGCGGGAAGCCTCCCCGACACATAATCGCGTTCGCAGGACGCGATTATGCGCATGCCCGCCTTCTCGGATATGCGCCGAGAGGGAATATTGGCGACGGCTTTCGGAACGCGTAGAATCGGCCGTTCCAGCGTCTCGAACCAATAGTCGGTCGCCGCCTCGGCGGCCTCCGTCGCAAAACCCCGTTTCCGCCATTCCCGCGCGAGCCAGAAGCCGCGGTTTTCGTCGGGCCCCTCCATCAATGAAATGACGCCGACGAGTCGGTCAGGCGCTTCGCGTCGTCTGATCGACCAGTGCCAAGCGCGCCCTTTTTCCATTGCCGGCAGCGCGACGTCACGAATGTAGGTGAGCGCGCCGTCGTGCGGATATGGCCATGGAATCATGCGGGACATGAATCGAACAGTCTCCCAATGCGGGAAACCCAGCTGCACCGCGTCGACGTCGGACAGGCTCAGCGGCTGCAATGACAATCGAGGCGTTTCGAGAATAGGAATTGCGGGAGCCAAGCTCTTCTCTCCGAAGCACATGAAAAGCAAAATACGCGAATTTGCGGTTCAGATATTCATTGCCGGACGAGGACCGGCGCCGGGCCGCCGCTCGCCCAATCGAGCAATTGCACCGTGTGAACAATCGGTATCGCGATCCCCTGCCCGATCTGAATCATGCAGCCGAGATTGCCGGCGGCGATCGCTCGAGGCGCGACCGATTGGATGTTGGCGACCTTCCGCTCACGCAGCGCGCTGGCGAGCTCGCCCTGCAGAAGGTTATAGGTTCCGGCCGAGCCGCAGCAGATATGGCTTTCTGGGACGGGAACGACATCGAAGCCCGCGCGGCGCAGCAGTTCCACCGGCAGATCGGCGATCTTCTGCCCGTGCTGCAACGAGCAGGCCGAATGATAGGCGACGCGCAGCTTTCCGACGTCCGCCGACGGCGCGAAATCGAGCGCGGCGATCACCTCCGTCACGTCGCGCGCCATTGCGGCGATGCGCGCCGCCTTTTCCGCGAGCGCAGGATCGTCGCGGAACATATGGCCATAGTCTTTGACCGTCGTTCCGCAGCCGGAGGTGTCGATGACGATATGATCGAGCCCGCCGCGCTCGATCTCGCGCGTCCAGGCCTCGATATTGCGGCGCGCGAGCGCATGTGAGTCCGCGCTCTTGCCGAGATGATGCGGCAGCGCGCCGCAACAGCCGGCGCCCTCCGCCACCACTATTTCCGCGCCGAGCCGCGTCAGCAGACGCGCGGTCGCCTCATGAATTTTCGTGTCGAGCACGGTCTGCGCGCAGCCGCTCAGCAGCGCGACGCGCATTTTGCGCACGCCCTGCGCGGCGATGATTTGCGGACGGTCGATCGGCGAAGGCGCGGGCAAATGCGTCGGCGCCATTGCGATCATATCTCTCATGCCGCGAGGCAGCAGGCCCGCGAAAGGCCGCGCCAACGCCGCGGCGCGCAGCGATTGCCGGAACAACGCCGGCCGCGTGAGCACGAAAGCGAGCGTCGCGCGCAACATGCGATCGAAGAAGCGCCGCCGATAGGTCTTCTCTATATGCGCGCGCGCATGATCGACGAGATGCATGTAATGCACGCTCGACGGACATGTCGTCATGCAGGAAAGGCAGGAGAGGCAGCGGTCCACATGGCGCACGGTGCGTGCATCGGCGTCACGGCCGTTCTCCAGCATCTCCTTCATGAGATAGATGCGCCCGCGCGGCGAATCGAGCTCGTCGCCTGTGAGCAGATAGGTCGGACATGTCGCCGTGCAGAAGCCGCAATGCACGCAGGCGCGCAGGATTTTCTCCGACTGCGACATGTCGGAATCGGCGAGAAGCTCAGGAGAGAATTGCGTCAGCATCGCTTCTTTCGACTTGTCTCGAAGAGGCCCCCTCCCTCACCCTCCCCCGCTGCGCGGGAGAGGGTGAGGGAGGGGGCGTCCGCGCCATCAGAACTCCGCGCGCAAGCGGCCGCGCTCCAGAATGAAACGCGGATCGAAGGCCTCCTTCACGCGCCGCGTGAGCGAGGCGAGAGCGGAAGGCTGCGGATGGAACACATCGACGCGCGCACGCGTCGCCGCATCGGCGCGGATCAGCGTCGCATGGCCGCCGAGCGCATCGACGATGGCGCGAATGGCCGTCGCATGCGCGTCCGCCGCTGTCTCGAGCCGCAGCCAGACGAGGCCGCCGGCCCAATCATAGATATGCGCGACGAGCGGCGCGCCGGCGCCGCGCAGTCGCTCGACGAATGCAAAACCGTCGCTGGGCGCGAGCGAGACGCGCCATATGACGCCCTCCCCTGCGATCGGCTCGGCGTCGCGAACACGCGTCCAGAATGCGCGGCTTTCGTCTGCGCGCAGCACTTCCGTCGCGCCGCCGAAACCAGCGAGAAAGCGCGCAAGATCGTCGCGACGCGTCGTGACGGAAATCTCCGGGCCCTCGAGCCGCAACGCCGCCGCATCGCCCTGCGGATCATAGGCGAGGCTCGACACTTCATAAGGCGAGCCCGACGCCTTGCGCAGCGCTGCGAGACCCTTCTCCTCGCCGAGACCGCGCAGCAGCAGCGTCTCTTCCGTCTCCGCCTTGGGCAGGACTTTCAACGTCGCCTCGGTGAGCGCGGCGAGCGTGCCATAGGAGCCGGCGACGAGCTTGGAGAGATCATAGCCGGTGACATTCTTCATCACGCGGCCGCCGGATTTGACGATCTCGCCGCGGCCGGTGACGCAGCGAAAGCCGAGCAGATGATCGCGCGCCGCGCCTGCTTTTATGCGCCGCGGGCCGGAGGCGTTGACGGCGATGACGCCTCCAATGGTGGCGTCGTCGCGCGCGCCGCCGAGAAGCGCCGCATGGTCCATCGGCTCGAAAGCCAATTGCTGGTTCTGCGCATCGAGTAGCGCGACGATCTCGCGCAAGGGCGTCCCCGCGCGGGCCGTCAGCACCAGCTCCTGCGGCTCATAGAGCGTGACGCCCGCGAGCGCGGCGAGCGAGAGAACGCGCTCGCGCTGCGTCGCACGGCCGAGCGACGATTTGGAGCCATGGCCTTCGATCGACAAAGGCGCATCTTCGGCGATCGCGGCGCAGATCGCCTCGGCGACATCTTTCTCGTCTCTCGGCGTCAGCGGCATATGACACTGTTCCCGTCACAAGACGCGCGCTTCCTTCTCCCGCCTGCGGGAGAAGATGGCCCCGCGAAGCGGGGTCGGATGAAAGCCCTCGACCGTTTGTGAAAAAATATCGTCTTCTCTTTCGACCGCGCGAATTTTGCACGCCCCCTCATCCGACCCGGCCAAAAGCCCGTCGCTCGCGACGGGCGTCCTCTCGGCCGCCCTATGGCCGGGCCACCTTCTCCCACGAGTGGGAGAAGGTGCGCGCACGGAGATTGTCGGAAAGGGGCGATCATTCGCTCAAAACCTCGGCAGCTCGGGAAACGGCAGCTTGCCGCCCTGCACATGCATCATGCCGAGCTCGGCGCAGCGATGCAGAGTCGGAAATACTTTTCCCGGATTGAGCCTATGCTGTGGATCGAAGGCGCATTTCACCCGCTGCTGCTGCGCGAGATCGGTCTCGTCGAACATCTCGCCCATCAGATCGCGCTTCTCGACGCCGACGCCGTGCTCGCCGGTCAGCACGCCGCCGACCTCGACGCAAAGGCGCAGAATATCGGCGCCGAGTTTTTCGGCGCGTTCTATTTCGCCCTCTTTCGAGGCGTCATAGAGAATGAGCGGATGCAGATTGCCGTCGCCGGCATGGAACACATTGGCGACGCGTAGCCCGTGGAACTT
This genomic window from Methylosinus sp. H3A contains:
- the glpE gene encoding thiosulfate sulfurtransferase GlpE; this encodes MAQDFRRIDVAAARDVMSRGETLVLDVRDPQSFARGHIEGAENASQDDMTYYLFETPKEKPVIVCCYHGNSSQSYARTFAEMGFAEVYSLDGGYEAWAAAERG
- the trpS gene encoding tryptophan--tRNA ligase — protein: MTSFPQRVFSGVQSTGNLHLGNYLGAIVKFVELQQSFDCLYCVVDLHAITVPQDPIALRNNTREIAAAFIACGVDPKKNIVFNQSQVAEHAELAWVLNCVARIGWLNRMTQFKDKAGKDRENASMGLLDYPVLMAADILLYRATHVPVGEDQKQHLELARDIAQKFNNDFAESIARNGFNQAFFPLPEPLISGPATRVMSLRDGTKKMSKSDASDYSRINLSDDADQIAQKVRKAKTDPDALPSEEKGLEGRPEADNLVGIFAALSQRSKADVLAEFGGANFSTFKIALVDLAVAKLSPITAEMRKLTADESYIDNVLRDGSARARELARTNMDAVKDIVGFLR
- the glcF gene encoding glycolate oxidase subunit GlcF; protein product: MLTQFSPELLADSDMSQSEKILRACVHCGFCTATCPTYLLTGDELDSPRGRIYLMKEMLENGRDADARTVRHVDRCLSCLSCMTTCPSSVHYMHLVDHARAHIEKTYRRRFFDRMLRATLAFVLTRPALFRQSLRAAALARPFAGLLPRGMRDMIAMAPTHLPAPSPIDRPQIIAAQGVRKMRVALLSGCAQTVLDTKIHEATARLLTRLGAEIVVAEGAGCCGALPHHLGKSADSHALARRNIEAWTREIERGGLDHIVIDTSGCGTTVKDYGHMFRDDPALAEKAARIAAMARDVTEVIAALDFAPSADVGKLRVAYHSACSLQHGQKIADLPVELLRRAGFDVVPVPESHICCGSAGTYNLLQGELASALRERKVANIQSVAPRAIAAGNLGCMIQIGQGIAIPIVHTVQLLDWASGGPAPVLVRQ
- the glcE gene encoding glycolate oxidase subunit GlcE, which gives rise to MPLTPRDEKDVAEAICAAIAEDAPLSIEGHGSKSSLGRATQRERVLSLAALAGVTLYEPQELVLTARAGTPLREIVALLDAQNQQLAFEPMDHAALLGGARDDATIGGVIAVNASGPRRIKAGAARDHLLGFRCVTGRGEIVKSGGRVMKNVTGYDLSKLVAGSYGTLAALTEATLKVLPKAETEETLLLRGLGEEKGLAALRKASGSPYEVSSLAYDPQGDAAALRLEGPEISVTTRRDDLARFLAGFGGATEVLRADESRAFWTRVRDAEPIAGEGVIWRVSLAPSDGFAFVERLRGAGAPLVAHIYDWAGGLVWLRLETAADAHATAIRAIVDALGGHATLIRADAATRARVDVFHPQPSALASLTRRVKEAFDPRFILERGRLRAEF
- a CDS encoding GNAT family N-acetyltransferase, which encodes MCFGEKSLAPAIPILETPRLSLQPLSLSDVDAVQLGFPHWETVRFMSRMIPWPYPHDGALTYIRDVALPAMEKGRAWHWSIRRREAPDRLVGVISLMEGPDENRGFWLAREWRKRGFATEAAEAATDYWFETLERPILRVPKAVANIPSRRISEKAGMRIIASCERDYVSGRLPAEIWEITREEWRARPR